The sequence GGTTCAGGGATCGTCTTCTCACAGTAGCAGAAAAGAGTCAAGGAGTTATGATCAACAAGGGTTGCAGCATGAAGATTCAAGAGGTATGATTGGAAATTTTCAAGATTGGGTTTCAGTTCTCAAAGGAAAAACAATTTCGAGTGGtgcaagagaagagaagagagcaCAAAAAGAAGGAGATTGGGTTGCAGTTACAAGCAGAAAAGATCTAGAGTGATTCCTGAATCCTCTATGATTAAGATTTATTGTGAATACAAATCTTTTGTCCTATCAAAAAAATCTGGTGAAATTCTGGTTACAGAAGAAACCAGAAACACAAAGGACTAAATAcaattcaatcttagtagatctGTTTTAGTATGGCTTCAAAATCTTATGCGCAAGGAATCTAATAAGAACTATTATGGTGCTTGGCATTGGGTCTTTGATAAGGGATCAGAACATATTCTTCTTGTTCGTGATAAGAACAAATATGGggagcttttgaggctatctttCACAACAAACAAGAAAAAGATTCACATTGTCTTTCCAGCTGAGGAAGGTTCGAATAGATGTAAGAGATTTTTCTTTGGTATAGACACTTTTTTATCTGGAAAACATTCATCAACAGATAAAGGGAATAAGGAAAAATAAGTTACACAAGATCAAACTTTCAAAGTGCCAGTTTCTCGAAATACAACAACTGAAAAAATCTCACGTGTAAGGATTGATACTCAATGGGATCAATCTATCATCATTGAATCATCATGTTATGTTGGTTCATGGAGTAAGTTGGGAAAACAAATTGCAGATCGGTTTCCAATGGCTACTGCGTTTAATATCTTCCCGTTCGATGATAAAAGAgccttctttttttcttcgttAGAATATAAGAAGATTATGATTAGTAGGGGTATGTGGTATTCACAAGGGGCTACAATCCGTTTACTCCCTTGGTGGCAATCTGTCAACACTATAACTTCTTCTAATACACTCAAAGATGGCGTCTGGATTGAGGTTAGGGGTGTGCCTTTTAATTTTTGGTGTGATGATTTCTTTCATCAGCTAGGATTCAAGTATGATGGTCTATTAGAAATTCATTCTTCCACTTTGGCATGGGAAGATGCGTATGCAATTCGTCTCAAAGTTCAAAGTTTTGATCAGCAGAAATCATCATTTATATTTAATTATAATGGTTCCTCGTTTCCCATTGAGATTAAGCCAATCACCTTCAACAATGCAGCCTCTGAAAAATTTCACACAAGAGTTACAGTTACCAAGAATAACTCGGAGATCCCACAGATCAGGGAAACATCTAGGAGTATACCAGAAAATAATCAAACTTTCCAAATTGGATGGCCTACGTTACAACAATCAAAGTCTGTGTCGTTATCTTCTCATAAGGATATTCGTTTGGAGGATTTTTTGCGTGTTGAAAAAGGAAATGACAAATCTTTTGAATTTTCAAACTCtaattttaatttgaatttgaatatCCAGTCAGAGCCAAAAAGAAAAGCTAGAAGGGTTCATATTTTGGATAGGGGGCTACAAGCAGGCAGTTCTACTCAGCCAATAATTATTCCTAGAGTTGTCTTTTCTACATCTTAAAATGGTGATTCTGATAAAGGCTCTTTACCTTTACATATTTGCTCGTCTAATAAAGGCACACAACTCGTGGAGACTCAGGAATCAGAACCAATTCCTTTACAAATATGTCATTCTTTTGAGGGCACTGCTCAACCAACGGCTATTTTGAATTTGAATTCGAAGAAGGTGGATAATACTTTGGAAAAAACTGTTTCAGTTCCCCAAAATATTTCAAAGGAAACTTCTTCATCCAGTGAAGAAAAACATTTTTCAGAGCATTCTTCTTCCTCCACAAATTCGATTCAATCAAATTGCCGAAAATCTGATATGAAATGGAGTAAAATAAAATCTGGCATTGAACCTGCATTGAGACAACAATTTGAAGAGATAGCAACGTAGATGATTAATTTGGGACCACAACTGGGTTTATTCTTCAAAGGAAATCATGAAGAAAACATGGACACGATGTTGGAATCCATGCATTCTCATCTTGGTAATTTTAAGGCAGAAGGAGGtaaatttacctaatttgatcaaaGAATCTTTAATTTTTAGGTAGATGTTTTCTTATGGATTTCAAAATTATCTGTTGGAATGTAAGAGGTTTGAATGACCTCAATAGAAGGGATGTGATCAAAAATAAAGCTCGTGATTGGAAGCCAAGCATTTTTCTTCTTCAGGAGACAAAGCTTCAACAATGCACAGACCTTATAGTTTGGCAAACTTGGGGGAAAAAAATGTTAAGTAGTTAGATGCTCCTTCTGTGGGAAGTTCTGGTGGTATTCTCTGTTATTGGGATGATTCTAAAATTAATGTTTTAGACTCCTTAATAGGCCATTATTCTATCACCATTTTGTGTCAAATGTGTGACACTAAGTTTGAATGGATCTTCACAGGAATTTATGCTCCAAGTGCAAATGATTCTTTTGAAAGAAAACTTTTTTGGAGAGAATTAGAGGAAGTTAGATGTTATTGGAATCTTCCTTGGGTAATTGGTGGAGATTTCAATGAAATCAGATTTCTTCATGAGAGATCTTCTGGTGGAGAAATTACTTTTGGAATGAGAAGATTTAATAGGTTCATTGCCAAACATGCTCTTTTTGATCTTCCTTTAAATGGAGATACTTACACTTGGACTAATAATTAGTTCAATAGTATTCGAAGTAGAATTGACAGAATTCTGGTTTCAGCTGCTTGGGAGCAACATTTTCCTAGAGTGATACAAAATGCACTTTCAAGACCTTGTTCATATCATAACCCCATAGCTCTAATTTGTGATGGTGTCAAGACAGGACTAGGGCCATTCCACTGTGAGTATTTCTGGTATACACATCCAAATttcatttcttttatatcttccaCTTGGGCTTCTTTTGATGTTGCAGGTGGAGCTGGTTTTAAATTTTGCAAAAAACTACAATTATTAAAGCCAATTTTAAGACTTTGGAGTAAACAAGAGTTTGGAGATCTGGACAGAAGAATGGAGGAACTGGAGAATATCTTTGTCACTCTAGATGCTACAGAAAATGCTAATGATGGCCTCATTGAAGAACAATGGGATGAGAGACTCGAAGCTAGACAAAACTTTTGCAATCTTTCAATTATGAAGGCTGAAAAGTGGAGGGAAAGAGCTAGGGTAACTCATATGCAGAATCAAGATGACAACACCAAATATTTCTATAGATTAGCTACTGACAGAAGAAGGAGAAGCTACATTGGAGCTATTAAAGTTGGAGGAGAAATGACTACAGATAACAAGAAGATTAAGGAGGGAATTGTAGAATTTTTTCAAAGCATATCTCAAAATCAGGCTGCAAGAACAGTTTCCATGGATTTTATGCATTTTAATACTATTTCAGAAGAAAAGAAGTTATGGATTGAAAGAGAGATTACTGAGGAAGAATGCTTAAGTGCCATGAAGAAATTGGGTCAATATAAAGCACCAGGGCTAGATGGATTTCCCATTAGTTTTTATGTTCTTTGTTGGGACATTCTAAAAACTGATATCATGCAGGTTTTCAAGGAGTTGCAGGAGAAGCATTTTCTGGATTGGAGGCtaaaaaacacattcatagctTTGATTCCAAAAAAAGAAACTATTGAGGAAATTAAAGACTTGAGACCAATTAGTTTGGTTCATAGGATGTACAAGATTATCTCAAAAGTCTTGGCTGACAGGTTCAAAGAAACTCTCCCTGATATTATTTCTAATCATCAAACTGCTTTCATAAAGAAGAGACAAATCCTAGATGGTATTTTTGTGGATAATGAACTTATAGATTCAAGAATCAGAAGCAAAACTCCAGGTATTTTAGTTAAAGTTGATTTTGAAAAAGCTTTTGATCATGTAAATTGGGACTTTCCAGATGAAATGCTTTGCAAAATTGGTTATGGAGATAGCTGGAGGAGATGGATCAGATGTTGTGTTGAATTAGTAAGATTCTCTGTGTTGATTAATGGTTCTTCTGAAGGttattttcaatcaaaaaaagGTATTAGACAAGGGGATCCCTTGTcaccttttatttttcttcttgttggagAAGCTCTCTCCTTTATGATTCAACAAGCTCAAAATTATGGAATGATATGAGATTTTCAAGCTGCAGATGGAGGCAAACTTATTAGTCatttgcaatttgcagatgacacTTTGATTTTTTTGGATGCTGATATGGAACAAGTAAAAAATCTTAGAATCATTCTCTTATCTTTTGAACAGCTTACAGGCCttaaaattaactttgcaaagaGCCAAATATATGGAGTCAGCTATTCTAGTGATATTTCTCAATTCTCTTCTATCTTGGGTTGTTATTCTGGTCAATTGCCAACCACTTATCTTGGTTTGCCTTTGGGTGATAAAAGTGGAGGTGTGCCAAAGTGGGATAAAATCATTGATTTATTCATTCTCAGACTTGCAGGCTAGAAAAAGGAAATTTTGAGTAGAGCTGGGAAAATTAATCTCATAAAAAGTGTATTGGCTAGCTTGCCTGTATACTATATGTCCTTATTTGTTCTTCCTACTTCTGTAGCAAAAAGATTGGAGAAGTTAATGAGGGACTTCTTATGGAATGACAATAAGGGTACAAGGAAAACTCATTTGGTTAAATGGGACATTTTATATAGAAAGAAGAAGTATGGTGGTATGGGTATtaagaacttaaaaaaaaaatgaatgttgCTTTGCTCTCTAAATGGCAGTGGAGATTTGCAACAGAAAAAGGCACAATGTGGAGAGAATTAGTTGCTGAAAAATATGGTTCAGATGAGCATAATTGGTTTTCTAAAGTGCCTAAAAATACTTATGGCACATCAGTCTGGAAGGGTATCATGATCGGTTCTTCGTTTTTCAAAAAACATGTTAAATTCAAAGTGAAATCTGGTAGTAGTATCAGATTTTGGGTTGACATTTGGTTGCTTGATGTTTCTCTTCAAACAAAATTTCGTTATCTTTTTGCAGTCACAAGATCAAAAAACAAAACGGTCGTTGAAGTTtttgttgaagaaggtggtgtTTGGAATTTACTGTTGCCAAGGAGATTAAATGAAGCTGCAAGAAGAGAACTCTCTGAGCTACAAGGTATGTTAGCTTCCATTTCTCTAAATAGTGATACTGAAGATGTTATTCACTGGAATATTGGTGCCAAGGGAAAGTTTACTGTTAAGTCGACATATGACTCTCTCAATAATATTCAGTGCGATCAAGCTCAAGTTCCTATTTTTTCTTACATCTGGAAACTGAAGATTCCTCCAAAGATTATGTTTTTCTTATGGTCTATAGCTCACAACATGTTATCTACAAGAGACATGTTGCTTAGAAGAGGAATGATTGTACCCAAAAGTTGTGTTTTTTGTCTTCAAGATGAAACTGGTACTCATTTGTTTCTCCATTGTGAATTTGCTGGTAAGATCTGGAGTTACTTTAAAAAGAAGTTGAGCTTTAAATTCACTATACCAGAAGATTTTTTTACTACTCTTTTTTCTTGGAATATCACTATACCTACAAAGCAGCAATACCAGATTTGGAGTTTGGTTTCAGTGGCAATAATCTGGAGTCTCTGGCTTGAAAGAAATGAAAGAGATTTCAACAACAAAGCAAGTAATGAAGTAGCTGTACAACAGAGGGTGAAGTATTTGCTTTTCACTTGGTgccttgttttcaagaataatctGGAGTCTCTGGCTTGAAAGAAATGAAAGAGCTTTCAACAACAAAGCGAGTAATGAAGTAGCTGTACAACAGAGGGTGAAGTATTTGCTTTTCACTTGGTGCCTTGTTTTCAAGAATCTGGAAACTTCAAGTTTTAGAGATGTAATGGCAAACTGGCCAAGAGTGTACTTTGACTGATTTTGGCATCTAAGCTTTAtgtttttttgcttctttttcaCTCTGCTCTTTTCGTTTTCTTGTAACTCTTTGAGGGTGGTATAAATCTTTTATATCCGCTCctttttttgatcaataaatcttttctttaccgatcaaaaaaagaaTATATCTCTTAATACAAATCCCAACACTACTAAAATGGATGAGgataaaagtgtcatttcaagaggTCAGATGGAAATGTTCGACGTTAATAGTGTTTCCGAACATTGGAATTTTCATGGATGTTAATACGAATTTACTGGGAGGGTACTTTGAGGGTGGTATAAATTTTTTATACCCGCTcatttttttgatcaataaatcttttctttaccgatcaaaaaaaatatatctcTTAATACAAATCCCGGCACTACTAAAATGGATGAGgataaaagtgtcatttcaagaggTCAGATGGAAATGTTCGACGTTAATAGTGTTTCCGAACATTGGAATTTTCATGGATGTTAATACGAATTTACTGGGAGGGTACAAAACCCATATAAGACAAAGTAGAAAGTATTCCCTCCTGTATTAATTTTGATACCCTTCCCAATAATTTGGCACCCTATTAGCAATGTTGGAATTTCAGGGTATATATTAGTGaatgaaaattttggttttggaacATACTCCTAATGTTCCTTTGAAAAAAATATGTACAAGAAGCGTCcactagtaccgttggtggaaaactagaattTACACTATTatcttagtttttgattattgatttgattgactaacggttgttaactctttattccacctagtttgattatttttgGGAGCTTTCTCTTATggcataaggtcactcaaactagatcaagggacTAACTGTAGTTCAGATTTGTCTTTAGATCTGACATTGACTTGTGATCTCCACTGTGCGTTCCATCTCGGCATATGCTCTCGTCTCCTAATGTTCCCTAAACGCGAAATACCTGCCCGTTTACTAGTTTTGTTAAGTTTAAACAGCTAAAGTAGGTGGAATTTCAGCAACCGGTGTTACTTTTGCCAAAAAATGCTACCAATACGGAATATGATCTGATTCATTTGTAATTTGGACTTGGACGAGGTtccttcttttgttttgtttgttttctctTACAAGAATGGGCTTTCCTTTCTTTGCTGAAATCTTAGCATTGGATTATATAtattccctccgttcctttttaataggccggttttgtttttagaaaaaattaaggaaattatgagaactaatcattgaaagtagtaacatttgactttctcaattaggaaaccagcctatttttttgaaacatttattttaggaaatcagcctattaaaaaggaacagagggagtataacATAACAAGAATTACGAGTTCAAGAATCAGCTGATACAAGAAGCATGTCAAGATCGAAAGAAATGAACACTTGAACAAAAAATTGTAAAAACACTCCATCAAAGATGTAACTTATTCTGGTACTTGTTAAACACCAAGTACTTATTCGTCTGTGAAACTGGAAACATAAAATCAATAATACAAGTAAAAAATAACGTTAGTTAGCCGCTCATTTTAGAAAGAACATGAGCAATTACGGAGAATTATACTAATAAGGCCATGCTCCCTCGTAATTTCCGTGAGGGTAATACTCGCAAGCGATGAAGAGGTCACCAGTATCACATTTAATCTGTGCACAGCCAACGTGCTCGGTAGTTCTCCATACAACTTGAGTATAATCCGAACAGTCCTTACCCTCAAGACAAGTATTGTTCTCATAGGTATACCATTGTTTTCCAGACACCCAATAAGCTACAGCGTCTGCAGCAGTCATATTACGTGGACCGGAGTAGATGGTTTCACCGAAAGACCAACGTTCTGAGTAAAGCAGTTTGCAGTCTGCACGTCTATCTTCATGCGCGTAACCTCGTGCGAATACAGCTAAGTTTCGGTCCCATGTAAGTGGTGGTACTCCTACTTCTGCCCTGGCTGCATTAT comes from Papaver somniferum cultivar HN1 chromosome 7, ASM357369v1, whole genome shotgun sequence and encodes:
- the LOC113295795 gene encoding pathogenesis-related protein 1A-like, coding for MASSTSLLFSLAAFLFLVSFIQTSEAKLNGTIFMNQILDGHNAARAEVGVPPLTWDRNLAVFARGYAHEDRRADCKLLYSERWSFGETIYSGPRNMTAADAVAYWVSGKQWYTYENNTCLEGKDCSDYTQVVWRTTEHVGCAQIKCDTGDLFIACEYYPHGNYEGAWPY